From a single Streptomyces liliifuscus genomic region:
- a CDS encoding saccharopine dehydrogenase: protein MTELHLWLRHETRTTERRTPIVPTDARRLVENGVTLTVEESPQRIYPTGAYEEAGGRVVEAGSWVDAPADAVIVGLKELPDGPGELRHRHVFFGHVFKAQPGAEALLRRFVAGGGALFDLEYLVDDNGRRLAAFGYWAGYVGAALAVLHHRGRLNAPLRPTSKEELDAELQPAAGDEEFASLVIGALGRSGRGARVALAEAGLDPTCWDLAETRDLDRGALLEHELMVNTVLTTGPSTPFLTDKDLDEPGRRLRTVCDVTCDVGSPYNVLPVYDTVTDWTDPVRRLHERPALDLIAIDNLPSLLPKEASADFSAALTPELLEFGVAGAWGRDLDRFHETCRELGLTQGEFRDA from the coding sequence ATGACAGAGCTCCACTTGTGGCTGCGCCACGAGACCCGTACGACCGAGCGGCGCACCCCGATCGTGCCGACCGACGCCCGGCGGCTCGTCGAGAACGGCGTGACGCTCACCGTCGAGGAGTCCCCGCAGCGGATCTACCCGACCGGGGCGTACGAGGAGGCGGGCGGCCGTGTCGTCGAGGCGGGCTCCTGGGTCGACGCCCCGGCGGACGCGGTGATCGTCGGACTCAAGGAACTCCCTGACGGGCCGGGCGAATTGAGGCACCGCCATGTCTTCTTCGGGCACGTGTTCAAGGCGCAGCCCGGGGCGGAGGCGTTGCTGCGCCGGTTCGTCGCCGGGGGAGGGGCGCTGTTCGACCTGGAGTACCTGGTGGACGACAACGGCCGCAGACTCGCGGCCTTCGGCTACTGGGCGGGCTATGTGGGTGCGGCCCTCGCGGTACTGCACCACCGGGGCAGGCTGAACGCTCCACTGCGGCCGACGTCCAAGGAGGAACTGGACGCCGAACTCCAACCGGCCGCAGGCGACGAGGAGTTCGCCTCGCTGGTGATCGGCGCGCTCGGCCGCTCCGGACGCGGTGCGCGGGTGGCACTCGCCGAGGCGGGACTCGACCCCACCTGCTGGGATCTCGCCGAGACCCGCGACCTGGACCGAGGGGCCCTGCTGGAGCACGAGTTGATGGTGAACACCGTGCTGACCACCGGTCCGAGCACCCCCTTCCTCACGGACAAGGACCTGGACGAGCCGGGCCGCCGACTGCGCACGGTCTGTGACGTGACCTGTGACGTCGGCTCCCCCTACAACGTCCTGCCGGTCTACGACACGGTCACGGACTGGACCGACCCCGTGCGGCGCCTGCACGAGCGGCCCGCGCTCGACCTCATCGCCATCGACAACCTGCCGTCCCTGCTGCCCAAGGAGGCGAGCGCGGACTTCTCTGCGGCGCTGACGCCAGAGCTCCTGGAGTTCGGGGTGGCCGGGGCGTGGGGACGCGACCTGGACCGCTTCCACGAGACGTGCCGTGAACTCGGCCTGACACAAGGGGAGTTCCGCGATGCCTGA
- a CDS encoding ornithine cyclodeaminase family protein: MTDDVLHLSRDQVAALLDTDTAIRSQRAAFTALGDGTAELPGKIMHPSGFDDSVVFAYLARLSADTGAVAKIGSVNPGNAAAGLPTIHAVINALDPVTGQLVAVMDGTAVTTLRTAAASAVAFDALATPDSAELGLIGSGTQALAHARSVARVRDLRAVRIWSPSPDRRARAARLLAAELGIPVKAVDSAEEAVAGLPMVAACTLSSTPVVRGEWLAPGCTVVSVGSFEPSRSEVDTEVVRRSAAVVVDDPETAAEHAGPVVDALRDGTLGRQDLIPLGEVLTGRREGRTTERDIVYYNSVGIGVQDAAAAWAVIDAARDQGVRS; encoded by the coding sequence ATGACCGACGACGTCCTCCACCTCTCCCGCGACCAGGTGGCCGCCCTGCTCGACACCGACACGGCGATCCGGTCCCAGCGGGCCGCCTTCACGGCGCTCGGGGACGGCACCGCCGAGCTGCCCGGCAAGATCATGCATCCGAGCGGGTTCGACGACAGTGTCGTGTTCGCGTACCTCGCGCGGCTGTCCGCGGACACCGGGGCCGTCGCCAAGATCGGCAGTGTCAACCCGGGCAACGCGGCCGCCGGGCTGCCGACGATCCACGCCGTGATCAACGCGCTCGACCCGGTCACCGGGCAACTCGTCGCCGTCATGGACGGCACGGCGGTGACGACCCTGCGCACCGCCGCGGCCAGCGCCGTGGCCTTCGACGCACTCGCGACCCCCGACAGCGCCGAGCTGGGCCTGATCGGCTCCGGCACCCAGGCCCTCGCGCACGCGCGCTCCGTCGCCCGGGTGAGGGACCTGAGAGCCGTACGGATATGGAGCCCGTCCCCGGACCGCAGGGCACGGGCGGCCCGGCTCCTCGCGGCCGAACTCGGCATCCCCGTCAAGGCCGTCGACTCGGCCGAGGAAGCCGTGGCAGGACTGCCCATGGTCGCCGCCTGCACGCTCAGCAGCACGCCCGTCGTCCGGGGCGAGTGGCTCGCACCGGGCTGCACGGTCGTCAGCGTCGGATCCTTCGAGCCCAGCCGCAGCGAGGTCGACACCGAGGTCGTACGGCGGTCCGCCGCCGTCGTGGTCGACGACCCCGAGACCGCGGCCGAACACGCCGGACCGGTCGTGGACGCACTGCGCGACGGAACGCTCGGCCGCCAGGACCTGATCCCGCTCGGCGAGGTACTCACCGGCCGCCGCGAGGGACGTACGACCGAGCGGGACATCGTCTACTACAACAGCGTCGGCATCGGCGTCCAGGACGCCGCCGCGGCCTGGGCGGTCATCGACGCCGCACGCGACCAGGGGGTGCGCTCATGA
- a CDS encoding NAD(P)/FAD-dependent oxidoreductase translates to MTALPGRAGVVVIGGGVMGTSIAYHLARAGVPDVVLVERDELASGSTSRAAGGVRAQFSDELNIQLGARSLEAFARFGEETGHDIGLHRVGYLFLLSTPEEVEAFEAGVRLQNGLGVPSRMLDPAEARRLSPLITTDGLLAAAFSPDDGHCTPEAVVHGYTAAARRHGVRVVRHCEVTGIETRGDDITAVVTALGRIDTPAVVCAAGAWSRAVGAMAGVDLPVEPLRRQIAVTEPVPDLPPDLPMTIDFTSSLYFHTEGPGLLVGMSDPDERPGFATETHDRWIPRLCEAMEHRAPALLDLRRTGGWAGLYEITPDHNALIGEASSVSRFLYATGFSGHGFLQGPAVGEVVRDLFLGHDPFVDITPLRAERFAADALRPEVNCV, encoded by the coding sequence ATGACCGCTCTTCCCGGACGCGCGGGGGTCGTCGTCATCGGCGGCGGGGTGATGGGCACGAGCATCGCGTACCACCTGGCGCGGGCCGGAGTGCCGGACGTGGTGCTCGTCGAGCGGGACGAACTCGCGTCCGGGTCCACCTCGCGGGCCGCGGGCGGAGTGCGCGCGCAGTTCTCCGACGAGCTCAACATCCAGCTGGGCGCGCGCAGCCTGGAGGCGTTCGCCCGCTTCGGCGAGGAGACGGGCCACGACATCGGACTGCACCGCGTCGGCTACCTCTTCCTGCTGTCCACACCGGAGGAGGTCGAGGCGTTCGAGGCCGGGGTGCGGCTGCAGAACGGACTCGGCGTGCCCAGCCGCATGCTCGATCCGGCCGAGGCGCGCCGCCTCTCGCCGCTGATCACCACCGACGGACTGCTGGCCGCCGCCTTCTCCCCGGACGACGGCCACTGCACACCCGAGGCCGTGGTGCACGGATACACGGCCGCCGCCCGCCGCCACGGCGTCAGGGTCGTACGCCACTGCGAGGTCACCGGCATCGAGACGCGCGGCGACGACATCACGGCCGTCGTCACCGCTCTGGGCCGGATCGACACACCGGCCGTCGTCTGCGCGGCGGGCGCCTGGTCCCGGGCCGTCGGCGCGATGGCCGGCGTGGACCTCCCGGTGGAGCCGCTGCGCCGCCAGATCGCCGTCACCGAACCGGTCCCGGACCTTCCGCCCGACCTGCCCATGACCATCGACTTCACCAGCAGCCTGTACTTCCACACCGAGGGCCCGGGCCTCCTCGTCGGCATGTCCGACCCGGACGAGAGACCCGGCTTCGCCACCGAGACCCACGACCGCTGGATCCCCCGCCTCTGCGAGGCCATGGAGCACCGCGCACCCGCCCTGCTCGACCTGCGCAGGACGGGCGGCTGGGCGGGCCTGTACGAGATCACCCCCGACCACAACGCGCTGATCGGCGAGGCGAGTTCGGTGTCCCGCTTCCTGTACGCGACCGGGTTCTCCGGGCACGGCTTCCTCCAGGGGCCCGCCGTGGGCGAGGTCGTCCGCGATCTCTTCCTGGGGCATGATCCCTTCGTCGACATCACCCCGCTGCGTGCCGAACGGTTCGCCGCCGATGCCCTGAGACCGGAGGTCAACTGCGTATGA
- a CDS encoding AfsR/SARP family transcriptional regulator gives MEIQVLGPVGLVFQERRLGLGSDKERLIMASLALEVGRPIALDTLVDRLWDNPPPKAREGVHTYISRIRRSIRTAASAEPRLPAPSIAHRTHTYTLVAEPDTVDWHRYRRLADRAGEVSAGGDDVRGAELMREAESLWEEPLAGLPGLWPERVRTSLTEKRRGVVTTRIAMELRLGRFTEMAGELSTLVDQYPGDEALAGQLMIAHYGSGRHAEALLLYQRVRRVLRLDFGTDPGEELVRIHRHVLGRAPVHELTGQTVLTTKPRANSRQVPGHLPRQVALVGRRDEMGRIRAAMDTASENGSVITLESISGMAGVGKSALAIRAAYEFGDRFPDHHLYLNMRAHSPGQDPLEPAAALATLLRMLEVPPQSIPADVDERAALWRKALGHRRALIILDDAAGPDQVRPLLPGAGECFTLITSRRRLVGLPSGRSLALDVLPADDAAELFREFAGLEITRDTRYAHGSWGADDSVEISEIVRLCGYLPLAIEIAANRLTAHPSWNLAVLRERLSRSDGRLAEIRDGYSEITRAFEVSYQTLTAAERATFRLLSLHVGPEFGLPAAAALLGRPVAETERLLEALLQCHLLLEPVPNRFQFHDLLGEYAQLLCAGQDPEERREAARLRLVGHYLRTADHCDRLLHPRRIRLDVREERTTGPSPTPPDSGDLARLHTPADSSDARAWLVIERVNLLSTEEHLRTHGAHARAAVLSHVLAGFLDSECYWTDSLRLHGAAVEFWRRSRHEAGLCRALLDLSTAHMATGQYTHAERAADDALRLARVVHDRDAEAEALRELGILHWHMGQNQRALELQKESLALCARTGDQWRQARCQNNIAICLLYLGEHDIALSYFEDAITGFRATDDQRMLAKTLNNLGNLYLHMGDSELARQTLESSLRIAERTGSRLDKATLQINIAESLASSGDSSTAMAMYHEALPVFRQLGDRKSEAITLTGIGRVHQEQSKAEQAMPYLRQALALARRIGAALEEVQAQRLLGSCESMLGHQDSATRLLESALESARHIRSPEEEAKAEEALAEVRLGAGRDPRSIPISLDRK, from the coding sequence GTGGAGATCCAAGTGCTCGGCCCCGTCGGCCTCGTCTTCCAGGAGCGCCGGCTCGGTCTCGGGTCCGACAAGGAGCGGCTGATCATGGCCTCTCTCGCTCTGGAGGTCGGTCGCCCCATCGCTCTGGACACGCTCGTCGACCGGCTCTGGGACAACCCGCCGCCCAAGGCCCGGGAGGGCGTTCACACGTACATTTCCAGGATCAGGCGGTCGATCCGGACGGCAGCGTCCGCGGAACCGCGACTGCCGGCACCGTCGATCGCGCATCGCACGCACACATACACCTTGGTCGCCGAGCCCGACACGGTCGACTGGCATCGGTACCGACGGCTCGCCGACCGGGCCGGGGAGGTCTCGGCCGGGGGTGACGACGTACGGGGTGCGGAGCTGATGCGGGAGGCCGAGAGCCTGTGGGAGGAGCCGCTCGCCGGGCTACCCGGGCTGTGGCCCGAGCGCGTCCGTACCAGTCTGACGGAGAAACGGCGAGGGGTCGTCACCACTCGCATCGCCATGGAGTTGCGGCTGGGCCGGTTCACGGAGATGGCCGGTGAGTTGTCGACCCTAGTGGATCAGTACCCGGGCGACGAGGCACTGGCGGGCCAGTTGATGATCGCTCACTACGGCAGCGGTCGGCACGCGGAGGCCCTTCTCCTCTACCAGCGGGTCCGCAGGGTCCTCCGTCTCGACTTCGGCACCGATCCCGGCGAGGAACTCGTGCGTATCCACCGGCACGTCCTCGGCCGGGCCCCGGTGCACGAACTCACCGGACAGACCGTCCTCACGACGAAACCCCGTGCCAACTCGCGTCAGGTGCCGGGGCATCTCCCCCGCCAGGTCGCTCTTGTCGGCCGCCGCGACGAGATGGGACGGATCCGCGCGGCCATGGACACCGCGTCGGAGAACGGCTCGGTCATCACGTTGGAGTCCATCTCGGGGATGGCGGGGGTTGGCAAGTCCGCGCTGGCCATTCGTGCGGCATACGAGTTCGGCGACCGGTTCCCGGACCACCATCTCTATCTCAATATGAGGGCCCATTCCCCGGGCCAGGATCCGCTGGAACCGGCAGCCGCGCTCGCCACGCTGTTGCGCATGCTGGAAGTACCCCCGCAGTCCATTCCCGCCGACGTCGACGAACGGGCCGCTCTCTGGCGCAAGGCACTGGGTCACCGTCGCGCTTTGATCATTCTCGACGACGCGGCGGGGCCCGATCAAGTGCGCCCGCTACTGCCGGGCGCGGGCGAATGCTTCACACTCATCACGAGCCGTCGCCGATTGGTCGGACTACCGAGCGGGCGTTCGCTGGCGCTGGACGTACTGCCCGCGGACGACGCGGCCGAACTGTTCCGAGAGTTCGCGGGACTCGAAATCACGAGAGACACGAGGTACGCACACGGCTCATGGGGCGCGGACGACTCGGTGGAAATTTCCGAGATCGTACGTCTCTGTGGATACTTACCGCTCGCGATAGAGATCGCCGCCAACCGTCTCACCGCACACCCTTCCTGGAACCTCGCTGTTCTGCGTGAACGGCTCTCGCGATCCGACGGCCGGCTGGCCGAAATTCGCGATGGATACTCGGAGATAACACGCGCATTCGAGGTCTCCTATCAGACACTCACGGCAGCGGAACGCGCGACCTTTCGGCTGCTCAGTCTGCATGTGGGGCCGGAGTTCGGCCTGCCGGCGGCGGCCGCGCTGCTCGGGCGTCCCGTCGCCGAGACCGAGCGGCTGCTGGAGGCGCTGCTCCAGTGCCATCTGCTGCTGGAGCCGGTTCCGAACCGGTTCCAGTTCCACGACCTGCTGGGTGAGTATGCGCAGTTGCTGTGCGCCGGCCAGGATCCCGAGGAGCGGCGCGAGGCCGCCCGGCTACGGCTGGTTGGACACTATCTTCGTACCGCGGACCACTGCGACCGTCTGCTGCACCCGCGGCGCATCCGGCTGGACGTACGGGAGGAGCGGACTACCGGACCGAGCCCGACGCCGCCGGACTCCGGAGATCTCGCACGGCTCCACACCCCGGCGGACTCCTCGGACGCCCGTGCCTGGTTGGTTATCGAGCGGGTCAACCTGCTGAGCACGGAGGAACACCTCAGGACGCACGGCGCTCATGCGCGGGCCGCCGTGCTCAGTCATGTCCTGGCGGGCTTCCTCGACAGCGAGTGTTACTGGACGGATTCGCTACGGCTCCACGGCGCGGCCGTCGAGTTCTGGCGCCGGAGTCGGCACGAGGCCGGGTTGTGCCGTGCCCTGCTCGACCTCAGTACCGCGCACATGGCGACCGGGCAGTACACACATGCCGAACGGGCCGCCGACGACGCGCTGCGGCTCGCCAGAGTCGTGCACGACCGGGACGCCGAGGCGGAAGCCCTTCGCGAACTCGGGATTCTCCATTGGCACATGGGCCAGAATCAGCGCGCGCTGGAACTCCAGAAGGAGTCCCTGGCCCTCTGCGCCCGAACCGGCGACCAGTGGCGCCAGGCGCGCTGCCAGAACAACATCGCGATTTGCCTGCTCTACCTGGGCGAACACGACATCGCCCTGTCGTACTTCGAAGACGCCATCACCGGCTTTCGGGCCACGGACGACCAACGCATGCTGGCCAAGACCCTTAACAATCTGGGAAATCTATATCTCCACATGGGCGACTCCGAGCTAGCCCGTCAGACACTGGAGAGTTCGCTGCGTATCGCCGAGCGGACGGGCAGCCGCTTGGACAAGGCAACGTTGCAGATAAACATCGCCGAATCCCTTGCCTCTTCCGGAGATTCCAGCACCGCCATGGCGATGTATCACGAAGCGCTACCGGTTTTCCGTCAATTGGGAGACCGAAAGAGCGAGGCCATCACACTTACGGGAATTGGCCGCGTCCACCAGGAGCAATCAAAGGCGGAGCAGGCCATGCCCTACCTTCGGCAGGCACTCGCGCTCGCTCGGAGGATCGGTGCCGCCCTGGAGGAGGTCCAGGCACAACGCCTGCTGGGGAGCTGCGAGTCCATGCTCGGCCACCAGGACTCGGCCACGCGCCTGCTGGAGTCGGCGCTCGAGTCCGCCCGTCATATCCGGTCACCGGAAGAGGAGGCCAAGGCGGAGGAGGCCCTTGCCGAAGTCCGACTCGGCGCCGGACGGGATCCGCGGAGCATTCCCATCTCTCTTGATCGAAAGTGA
- the ribA gene encoding GTP cyclohydrolase II gives MTEIDGVLAGKAHSAGVERVVNAPLPTVYGDFQAVGYLDRTRGDEQVALVFGDIQKDGMLTRLHSECLTGDAFGSRHCECGPQLSTALREIVAEGRGILIYLRGHEGRGIGLLAKLQAMKLQSEGLDTVEANLALGLPVDARDYGVAADILHDLGVRSVRLLSNNPRKREALLRNGIKVDAQVPLLIPPCEDNITYLRTKRERLDHDLPHLDAVVGHRV, from the coding sequence ATGACAGAAATAGATGGCGTACTTGCCGGGAAAGCCCACTCCGCAGGCGTCGAGCGGGTCGTGAATGCCCCGCTGCCCACGGTGTACGGCGATTTCCAGGCCGTCGGCTACCTGGACCGTACCCGCGGAGACGAACAAGTGGCTCTGGTCTTCGGTGACATCCAGAAAGACGGAATGCTCACCCGGCTGCACTCCGAGTGCCTCACCGGTGACGCGTTCGGATCCCGGCACTGTGAGTGCGGTCCCCAACTCTCCACCGCACTGCGGGAGATCGTGGCCGAGGGGCGCGGCATCCTCATCTATCTGCGGGGCCACGAGGGCCGCGGTATCGGCCTGCTCGCCAAGCTCCAGGCGATGAAGCTCCAGTCGGAGGGCCTCGACACCGTCGAGGCGAACCTCGCGCTCGGGCTGCCCGTGGACGCCCGCGACTACGGCGTGGCCGCGGACATCCTGCACGACCTCGGCGTCCGATCCGTGAGACTGCTGTCCAACAACCCGCGCAAGCGCGAGGCGTTGCTCCGCAACGGCATCAAGGTCGACGCGCAGGTCCCGCTGCTGATCCCGCCCTGCGAGGACAACATCACCTATCTGCGCACCAAGCGGGAGCGCCTGGACCACGACCTGCCGCACCTGGACGCCGTGGTGGGCCACCGCGTCTGA
- a CDS encoding ATP-binding protein, which translates to MNGHINRISGSARLTGVTVQAGEVQGGIHMYQPMPDVPVPRQLLPAPPHFTDREGDLAALRELSARRTGPLVVTGAAGVGKTSLVTRWLRASDADFPDGQFYADLRGHTLEDAASPSEVLGRFLRALYPGPVPADLAEQAALWRSLTSGLRLVVMLDNVCTAAQARPLLPGSEHSLVVVTSRRRMTGLRIDGAVFHSLDVLPPHAAEELLIRGIGRDRVEGDPAAARRVVSLCAGLPLAVCVASARLAARPRQSLSAMADALARPGDRLAVLTVDGETAVRGALDESYDGLPAPAARLYRRLGHLPLPELDGRIAASAGGHTLHEADELLNVLVEANLLQDPGPDSYRFHDLIRLHARQRGTADEADDTVRRVADWYLATATEAERLITPAQFTLDRDHVHQPYLPTPFVDETSALSWLDRHRVNLMTMLRTAEDRRWHSLVWQLADAMWPLFLKLRYYDLWIEAHERGLAAARLAGHAAAERQMLNSGAIGLSAARRIDEAIVWYGASREAARLADDRRDEGQALLGIGAAHYEAGRLTESVPYLDRAITTWHETGYSRGTGLARIVLGEIALAAGDPPLAVRHFDRAHATLAAVPDPHDTARALAFLGRARAAAGEHESGTAQLLSALGTFEHSGSVHWQARTLEMLGQVAQDIDRTDAARDYYLRSLALCTLISVEDVGRLRERLDSLPAG; encoded by the coding sequence GTGAACGGTCACATCAACAGGATCAGCGGCTCGGCACGACTGACCGGGGTCACCGTCCAGGCGGGTGAGGTGCAGGGTGGGATCCACATGTACCAGCCGATGCCGGACGTACCCGTGCCCCGCCAACTGCTGCCTGCACCACCGCACTTCACGGACCGCGAGGGTGATCTCGCGGCGCTGCGGGAGCTCTCCGCGCGCCGCACCGGCCCGCTCGTGGTGACGGGGGCCGCCGGAGTCGGCAAGACCTCGCTGGTCACCAGATGGCTCCGCGCGTCCGACGCCGACTTTCCCGACGGACAGTTCTACGCGGACCTGCGTGGCCACACACTCGAGGACGCGGCCTCGCCGAGCGAGGTACTCGGCAGGTTCCTGCGTGCCCTCTATCCGGGTCCCGTACCTGCCGACCTCGCCGAACAGGCCGCGCTGTGGCGCTCGCTCACCTCGGGGCTGCGGCTCGTCGTCATGCTCGACAACGTCTGTACCGCGGCGCAGGCGCGCCCTCTGCTGCCGGGTTCGGAGCACAGCCTCGTCGTGGTCACCAGTCGACGACGGATGACCGGCCTGCGCATCGACGGGGCGGTCTTCCACTCGCTCGACGTGCTGCCGCCGCACGCCGCGGAGGAACTGCTGATCCGGGGCATCGGCAGGGACCGGGTGGAGGGCGACCCGGCGGCCGCGCGCCGCGTGGTGTCCCTGTGCGCGGGCCTGCCCCTGGCCGTCTGCGTCGCGTCGGCCCGTCTGGCCGCGCGGCCCCGGCAGTCCCTGAGCGCCATGGCCGACGCGCTGGCGCGGCCCGGAGACCGACTGGCCGTACTCACGGTGGACGGAGAGACAGCGGTGCGGGGAGCACTTGACGAGTCCTACGACGGTCTGCCGGCCCCGGCGGCCCGGCTCTACCGGCGACTGGGGCACCTGCCCCTGCCCGAACTGGACGGCAGGATCGCCGCCTCGGCCGGCGGACACACGCTTCACGAGGCGGACGAACTGCTCAACGTCCTCGTGGAGGCCAATCTGCTCCAGGACCCGGGCCCGGACAGCTACCGGTTCCACGATCTGATCCGCCTCCATGCCCGGCAACGCGGCACCGCGGACGAGGCGGACGACACCGTGCGCCGGGTGGCCGACTGGTATCTCGCCACGGCTACGGAGGCCGAGAGGCTGATCACTCCCGCTCAGTTCACGCTGGACCGGGACCACGTCCATCAGCCGTATCTGCCGACGCCGTTCGTTGACGAGACCAGCGCGCTGAGCTGGCTGGACCGGCACCGGGTGAACCTCATGACCATGCTGCGCACGGCCGAGGACCGCCGCTGGCACAGCCTGGTCTGGCAACTGGCCGACGCCATGTGGCCGTTGTTCCTCAAGCTGCGCTACTACGACCTGTGGATCGAGGCACACGAGCGAGGGTTGGCTGCCGCCCGGCTCGCCGGCCATGCTGCGGCGGAACGCCAGATGCTCAACTCCGGTGCCATCGGACTGAGTGCCGCCCGTCGTATCGACGAGGCGATCGTCTGGTACGGCGCGTCACGCGAGGCCGCTCGTCTGGCCGACGACCGCCGGGACGAGGGCCAGGCACTGCTTGGCATCGGGGCGGCCCACTACGAGGCCGGGCGGCTCACGGAGTCGGTCCCGTACCTGGACCGGGCCATCACCACGTGGCATGAAACGGGGTACTCCCGCGGCACCGGCCTGGCCCGAATCGTGCTGGGCGAGATCGCCCTCGCCGCCGGCGATCCCCCGCTCGCCGTGCGGCACTTCGACCGCGCGCACGCCACGCTCGCGGCGGTACCGGATCCGCACGACACGGCGCGTGCGCTGGCCTTCTTGGGCCGCGCACGCGCCGCAGCGGGAGAGCATGAGTCCGGTACGGCTCAACTCCTCAGCGCGTTAGGGACGTTCGAGCACTCTGGATCGGTCCACTGGCAGGCCCGCACTCTCGAAATGCTCGGGCAGGTGGCACAGGACATCGACCGCACGGATGCCGCACGCGACTACTACCTGCGCTCCCTCGCCCTGTGCACGCTGATCAGCGTCGAGGACGTCGGCCGGCTCAGAGAACGACTCGACAGCCTGCCTGCGGGGTGA
- a CDS encoding saccharopine dehydrogenase family protein, whose protein sequence is MPDTTAQPAGVPASGTVHWIGAGLSTGSGLAALCDAADRVRLWHRTEERAAQSLESLGLTGRAEPRAYTLPALTAELAPGDVVVSMLPAPEHAGLLAACVSRGAHFACSSYVSEAVLDQVPAARAAGVVVLTEAGLDPGIDHLFAQGLIARAREEIGADTAAEVSLTSYCGGIPAVPNDFRYRFSWAPAGVLNALRSPARYIEAGAETTAPRPWEVTRPHVVDGEQFEVYPNRDSLPFVDQYGLPPAWKPQTFIRGTLRLDGWLDAWQPVFEELRQGDDQRIAALAQELAARYPTTDADRDRVVLAVSLDVRADPDHTWSGRYLLDLQGDAEESAMARCVSRTLALGVRRILAGDLPPGLSRAAETPERSEEWLVDLGREGIAFRRK, encoded by the coding sequence ATGCCTGACACCACCGCCCAGCCTGCCGGCGTCCCCGCCTCCGGCACCGTCCACTGGATCGGCGCGGGACTGTCCACCGGCAGCGGACTCGCCGCGCTGTGCGACGCGGCCGACCGCGTACGCCTGTGGCACCGCACCGAGGAGCGGGCCGCCCAGAGCCTGGAGAGCCTCGGTCTCACCGGCCGCGCCGAGCCCCGCGCGTACACGCTCCCGGCCCTCACGGCCGAACTGGCGCCCGGTGACGTGGTGGTGTCGATGCTCCCGGCCCCCGAACACGCGGGTCTGCTCGCCGCCTGTGTGAGCCGCGGGGCCCACTTCGCCTGCTCCAGCTATGTCTCGGAAGCGGTCCTGGACCAGGTCCCCGCCGCCAGGGCCGCCGGAGTCGTCGTCCTCACCGAGGCGGGCCTCGACCCGGGCATCGACCACCTCTTCGCACAGGGCCTCATCGCCCGGGCCCGCGAGGAGATCGGCGCCGACACGGCCGCCGAGGTGAGCCTCACCTCCTACTGCGGAGGCATCCCGGCCGTCCCGAACGATTTCAGGTACCGCTTCAGCTGGGCCCCGGCGGGAGTCCTCAACGCCCTGCGCTCGCCCGCCCGTTACATCGAGGCAGGCGCCGAGACCACGGCCCCGCGACCCTGGGAGGTCACGCGCCCCCATGTCGTGGACGGCGAACAGTTCGAGGTCTACCCCAACCGGGACAGCCTCCCCTTCGTCGACCAGTACGGACTGCCCCCGGCCTGGAAGCCCCAGACCTTCATCCGCGGCACCCTCCGCCTCGACGGCTGGCTCGACGCCTGGCAGCCGGTCTTCGAGGAACTCCGACAGGGCGACGACCAGCGAATCGCAGCCCTCGCCCAGGAGTTGGCGGCCCGCTACCCGACCACCGACGCCGACCGCGACCGCGTGGTCCTCGCCGTGTCCCTGGACGTACGCGCCGACCCGGACCACACCTGGTCGGGCCGCTATCTGCTGGACCTGCAGGGTGACGCGGAGGAGAGCGCGATGGCCCGGTGCGTGTCGCGGACGCTGGCGCTGGGGGTGCGGCGGATCCTGGCGGGGGATCTGCCGCCCGGCCTCAGTCGCGCCGCGGAGACACCAGAACGCTCCGAGGAATGGCTTGTCGATCTGGGCCGGGAGGGGATTGCATTCCGACGGAAGTAG